One part of the Xylanimonas allomyrinae genome encodes these proteins:
- a CDS encoding amino acid ABC transporter ATP-binding protein has product MTPQEVVLRVDDLDKYYGDRQILDSVNLEVRKGETVAIVGSSGSGKSTLLRCMGLLEPFDGGSVSLRGSVIAKGSESRRHERKADARRRTSFGFVFQNFNLINNRTALENVMEGPVIVKGMTEDAARKRAVEVLERVGVGHRVNASVPEMSGGEQQRVAIARSLAMSPQCLLLDEPTSALDPELVGEVLDVVSELAREGVTMAIVTHEMGFAYGAADRLVFLKEGRVWEEGAAQQTLRTPRTPELATFLRRFHYSSMPVQDGAGLARAQDGRATPPDGVDRPAARSGTSPLGEVGVSDLCLVPTTEGSTRD; this is encoded by the coding sequence ATGACTCCCCAGGAAGTTGTGCTCAGGGTCGATGACCTGGACAAGTACTACGGTGACCGGCAGATCTTGGACAGCGTCAACCTCGAGGTGCGAAAGGGGGAGACGGTCGCGATCGTCGGATCGAGCGGTTCGGGAAAGAGCACCCTGCTGCGGTGCATGGGCCTGCTGGAACCGTTCGACGGCGGATCCGTCTCGCTCCGGGGATCCGTGATCGCGAAGGGCAGCGAGTCGAGGAGGCACGAGCGCAAGGCGGACGCGCGCCGGCGCACGAGCTTCGGCTTCGTCTTCCAGAACTTCAACCTCATCAACAACCGGACGGCCCTTGAGAACGTGATGGAGGGCCCGGTGATCGTCAAGGGGATGACGGAGGACGCGGCCCGCAAACGCGCGGTCGAGGTGCTTGAGCGAGTGGGCGTGGGTCACCGGGTCAACGCCTCGGTGCCGGAGATGTCGGGAGGCGAGCAGCAGCGCGTCGCGATTGCGCGATCTCTCGCGATGTCGCCGCAGTGCCTGTTGCTCGACGAGCCGACCTCCGCCCTCGACCCTGAGCTCGTCGGTGAGGTTCTCGATGTCGTGTCCGAGCTTGCCCGCGAGGGCGTGACGATGGCCATCGTCACGCACGAGATGGGCTTCGCCTACGGAGCGGCAGACCGGCTGGTCTTCCTGAAGGAGGGGCGGGTCTGGGAGGAGGGCGCGGCGCAGCAGACGCTGCGCACGCCGCGGACGCCCGAGCTCGCGACGTTCCTGCGCCGGTTCCACTACTCGTCGATGCCGGTGCAGGACGGCGCTGGCCTGGCGCGTGCGCAGGACGGGCGTGCGACGCCCCCGGACGGTGTCGACCGACCGGCCGCCCGGAGCGGCACGTCCCCGCTGGGTGAGGTCGGCGTCTCCGACCTCTGTCTCGTGCCCACGACGGAGGGCTCGACTCGTGACTGA
- a CDS encoding transporter substrate-binding domain-containing protein, translating into MDKATRVKRLVAGASIVMVASLLGACGLIGGGRGGGSESGETNSSLARIQKSGELRYGVIVGEEPGFIRADDGEWTGYLADTAQLIAKQLDLKPVPVETTWGNMALDLQANKIDIAVGAQPTGERALVVDYTTHPLYTNYFSIIVTSDQFDRANWTELNTDGVTVGVQTGDSTIQPLKQFAPAAKTLDFDSRDKNLLALEAGHVDASANTLLNALMASKSRTDMNAHVVVPEPLVAAPSAAMVARSTDQAFLKAVDAVVWNLNSSGQIRSAILEHLKTYGITEADLPMNATL; encoded by the coding sequence ATGGATAAGGCAACGCGAGTCAAGCGCCTGGTCGCAGGCGCTTCGATAGTCATGGTCGCTTCATTGCTCGGCGCTTGCGGTCTCATTGGCGGTGGGCGAGGGGGAGGTTCCGAGTCGGGGGAGACGAACAGTTCTCTGGCCCGAATCCAGAAATCCGGCGAGTTGCGTTACGGCGTCATTGTCGGTGAGGAGCCCGGGTTCATCAGGGCCGACGACGGTGAATGGACAGGGTACCTGGCGGACACGGCCCAGCTCATTGCCAAGCAGCTTGACCTGAAGCCGGTTCCCGTGGAGACCACCTGGGGGAACATGGCGCTCGATCTCCAGGCCAACAAGATCGACATCGCCGTGGGCGCCCAGCCGACAGGCGAGCGGGCGCTGGTCGTCGACTACACGACCCACCCGCTCTACACCAACTACTTCAGCATCATCGTCACGTCCGACCAGTTCGACCGCGCCAACTGGACGGAGCTCAACACCGACGGCGTCACCGTCGGGGTCCAGACGGGGGACTCGACGATCCAGCCGCTCAAGCAGTTCGCCCCTGCGGCGAAGACCCTGGACTTCGACAGCCGCGACAAGAACCTCCTCGCGCTCGAGGCCGGGCACGTGGACGCCTCCGCGAACACGCTGCTCAACGCGCTCATGGCGTCCAAGTCGCGCACGGACATGAATGCACACGTCGTCGTGCCGGAACCGCTGGTGGCCGCGCCGAGCGCGGCGATGGTCGCGCGCAGCACGGACCAGGCGTTCCTCAAGGCGGTCGACGCCGTGGTCTGGAACCTCAATTCCTCGGGCCAGATTCGCTCCGCGATTCTCGAGCACCTGAAGACCTACGGGATCACCGAGGCAGACCTGCCCATGAACGCCACCCTGTGA
- a CDS encoding ABC transporter ATP-binding protein produces MTLRIRDLHVSYGTRQVLRGVDLDVPDGELTAVLGPNGSGKSTLAKVVARITPPASGSVSVAGRDVYALSRREHASVVAYVPQASAAPFDLTVRDMVMLGRTPHIGMRPRARDHRVVDRELARLRLGDLASRPMAELSGGQAQRVLVARALAQEPQVLVLDEPTSALDLRYQVETLEVVRAVASDRSVAVLVVIHDLNHAAWFCGHSALLHQGRVLRAGRPSETFDAETLSQVYGLEIDVVHPAPGLVEVRPRSMSAARRDAGGVLEPTAV; encoded by the coding sequence ATGACCCTGCGCATTCGTGACCTGCACGTCAGCTACGGCACGCGTCAGGTGCTGCGCGGTGTCGACCTCGACGTGCCTGACGGCGAGCTGACCGCCGTGCTGGGGCCCAACGGCTCCGGGAAGTCGACTCTCGCCAAGGTGGTCGCCCGCATCACGCCGCCCGCTTCCGGCAGCGTGAGCGTCGCAGGCCGCGACGTGTACGCGCTGTCGCGCCGCGAGCACGCGTCCGTCGTCGCGTACGTCCCGCAGGCTTCCGCGGCGCCGTTCGACCTCACGGTCCGCGACATGGTGATGCTGGGGCGCACCCCGCATATCGGGATGCGCCCTCGCGCTCGGGACCACCGCGTCGTCGATCGCGAGCTCGCCCGCCTGCGCCTCGGGGACCTGGCGTCGCGCCCGATGGCTGAGCTCTCGGGCGGGCAGGCGCAGCGCGTGCTCGTCGCACGCGCGCTCGCTCAGGAGCCTCAGGTGCTGGTTCTGGACGAGCCGACGTCGGCCCTCGACCTTCGCTATCAGGTCGAGACGCTCGAGGTCGTCCGCGCGGTGGCGTCCGACCGCTCGGTCGCGGTGCTCGTCGTCATCCACGACCTCAACCATGCGGCCTGGTTCTGCGGCCACAGCGCACTGCTGCACCAGGGGCGCGTGCTGCGTGCCGGGCGCCCCTCCGAGACGTTCGACGCCGAGACGCTCAGCCAGGTCTACGGCCTGGAGATCGACGTCGTGCACCCTGCGCCAGGCCTGGTCGAGGTGCGGCCGCGCTCCATGTCGGCCGCGCGCCGGGATGCCGGCGGCGTGCTGGAGCCGACCGCCGTCTGA
- a CDS encoding acyl-CoA dehydrogenase family protein: MQRDIYDEDHEAFREVVKEFVKRYVTPEKAKQWDQDGEVDRDTMRSAAEHGILGLSVPEEFGGAGMLMDYRFRSVVNEELIRSGVGSAIAGAFGIHDDLAVPYLAHFGTDEQKQKWLPRMATAEVLGALAMTEPGAGSDLRGVKTTAKKVDGGYVVNGAKTFISSGKTADVVVTFVKTGEGNRPDAFSLVLVEDGMAGFEHSKTLHKMGFPGHDTAELSFTDVFVPDENLIGGVPGRGFVQLMMNLPLERLSIGAVSAAVGQAALEWTLQYTTSREAFGQPIVDFQNTRFRIAEMATSVDVMWAFVDRAMRLYRQGELSADEAAKVKFWCSEREWEILDQGVQLHGGYGYIVEYPIARAFLDARVHRIYGGTNEVMREIVARSVTGRK, encoded by the coding sequence ATGCAGCGCGACATCTACGACGAGGACCACGAGGCATTCCGCGAGGTCGTGAAGGAGTTCGTCAAGCGCTATGTCACCCCTGAGAAGGCGAAGCAGTGGGACCAGGACGGCGAGGTCGACCGCGACACGATGAGGTCCGCGGCCGAGCACGGCATCCTGGGGCTCTCGGTGCCCGAGGAGTTCGGCGGTGCCGGGATGCTCATGGACTACCGGTTCCGGTCGGTCGTCAACGAGGAACTGATCCGCAGCGGGGTCGGCTCGGCGATCGCCGGGGCCTTCGGCATCCACGACGACCTCGCCGTGCCCTACCTCGCCCACTTCGGCACCGACGAGCAGAAGCAGAAGTGGCTCCCGAGGATGGCGACGGCCGAGGTGCTCGGCGCTCTCGCGATGACGGAGCCGGGCGCCGGCAGCGACCTTCGCGGCGTCAAGACCACCGCGAAGAAGGTCGACGGCGGCTACGTCGTCAACGGCGCCAAGACGTTCATCTCCAGCGGCAAGACCGCCGACGTCGTCGTCACGTTCGTCAAGACGGGCGAGGGCAACCGACCCGACGCGTTCAGCCTGGTGCTCGTCGAGGACGGCATGGCGGGCTTCGAGCACAGCAAGACGCTGCACAAGATGGGCTTCCCCGGCCACGACACCGCCGAGCTGAGCTTCACCGACGTCTTCGTGCCCGACGAGAACCTCATCGGCGGCGTCCCGGGCCGCGGGTTCGTCCAGCTCATGATGAACCTGCCGCTCGAACGCCTGTCGATCGGCGCCGTCAGCGCGGCCGTGGGGCAGGCGGCACTCGAATGGACGCTCCAGTACACGACGTCGCGCGAGGCGTTCGGCCAGCCCATCGTCGACTTCCAGAACACGCGGTTCCGCATCGCGGAGATGGCGACCTCGGTCGACGTGATGTGGGCCTTCGTCGACCGCGCGATGCGGCTCTACCGGCAGGGCGAGCTCAGCGCCGACGAGGCCGCGAAGGTCAAGTTCTGGTGCTCGGAGCGGGAGTGGGAGATCCTCGACCAGGGTGTCCAGCTGCACGGGGGATACGGGTACATCGTCGAGTACCCGATCGCGCGTGCCTTCCTCGATGCCCGCGTCCACCGCATCTACGGTGGCACCAACGAGGTCATGCGTGAGATCGTCGCCCGCAGCGTGACGGGCCGCAAGTAG
- the dapB gene encoding 4-hydroxy-tetrahydrodipicolinate reductase translates to MTEVGVGAEGGASSIRVAVIGAYGRMGSLACATVSETQGLDLVARIGRGDDLALAEGADTVIDLSVGERGVEHATWAIEHAKHVVVATSGLGAGDIATIRARWAETASSVGVLIVPNFSLGALLARRFASMAAPHFEEVEIVEGAPPQKADAPSGTAIELAEALAAQDGGAPGARLEADTFEEAARGARFGSVAVHSVRIRGMVNHQEVLLGRDGEVLSIRFDTLDRAAYMPGVVASLRKVSSMPGVHVGLEAVYGEILR, encoded by the coding sequence GTGACTGAGGTCGGCGTCGGCGCTGAGGGCGGGGCGTCCTCGATCCGCGTCGCCGTGATCGGTGCCTATGGGCGGATGGGTTCGCTCGCCTGTGCCACGGTCAGTGAGACGCAGGGGCTGGACCTTGTCGCGCGGATCGGCCGTGGTGATGATCTGGCCCTCGCCGAGGGGGCTGACACCGTCATCGATCTCAGCGTGGGCGAGCGCGGGGTCGAGCACGCGACGTGGGCCATCGAGCATGCGAAGCACGTCGTCGTCGCGACATCGGGTCTGGGCGCGGGCGACATCGCGACGATCCGGGCGCGCTGGGCCGAGACAGCGTCGTCGGTCGGCGTCCTGATCGTCCCGAACTTCTCTCTCGGCGCGCTGCTGGCGCGGCGGTTCGCGTCGATGGCCGCGCCCCACTTCGAGGAGGTCGAGATCGTCGAGGGCGCCCCTCCGCAGAAGGCGGACGCCCCGTCGGGCACGGCGATCGAGCTTGCGGAGGCTCTCGCCGCGCAGGACGGCGGCGCACCGGGCGCGAGGCTGGAGGCAGACACGTTCGAGGAGGCTGCGCGGGGGGCGCGGTTCGGCTCGGTGGCGGTGCACTCGGTGCGCATTCGAGGCATGGTCAACCACCAAGAGGTTCTCCTGGGCCGGGACGGCGAGGTGCTGTCCATCCGGTTCGACACGCTCGATCGAGCGGCGTACATGCCAGGAGTCGTCGCCTCCCTCCGCAAGGTGTCGTCGATGCCGGGTGTTCACGTCGGGCTGGAGGCCGTCTACGGCGAGATCCTCCGCTGA
- a CDS encoding DUF1684 domain-containing protein: MTLSTSTDTTWQQGLQRWRESRLHAVSGPYGSAAVVGTYWLTATPRELPDLPGRWFAHGAEVHAVGLADDALQAVGEGPSVSDGTIVLRAGQEVRHGRLVLAWFRRLEDQALRVFDDESPSRSALEGIGTFAADPSWVVAGRLVRSAPGTRLVTDQSDGDTYDRELVGRIVFTYDGAQHELLAFRSPVPGRPGLMVSFADATSGAATFRFRFLLLPDPEDDVVTLDFNRAYLPPFAFAPSHSCPLPPEANHLPFAVTAGETLPLVRS; the protein is encoded by the coding sequence ATGACCCTTTCCACGTCGACCGACACCACCTGGCAGCAGGGCCTCCAGAGGTGGCGCGAGAGCCGGCTGCACGCCGTCTCGGGCCCCTACGGCAGCGCCGCCGTCGTCGGCACCTACTGGCTCACCGCGACCCCGCGCGAGCTGCCCGACCTCCCTGGGCGCTGGTTCGCACATGGCGCCGAGGTCCACGCGGTGGGGCTTGCCGACGACGCGCTCCAGGCCGTGGGGGAGGGACCGTCGGTGTCCGACGGCACGATCGTCCTGCGCGCGGGGCAGGAGGTCCGTCACGGCCGCCTGGTCCTCGCATGGTTCCGCCGGCTGGAGGACCAGGCCTTGCGCGTCTTCGACGACGAGAGCCCGTCGCGGTCCGCGCTCGAGGGCATCGGCACGTTCGCCGCCGACCCGTCGTGGGTGGTCGCGGGGCGCCTGGTGCGCAGCGCCCCGGGCACGCGCCTGGTCACCGACCAGTCCGACGGCGACACCTACGACCGCGAGCTCGTCGGCCGGATCGTCTTCACGTACGACGGCGCCCAGCACGAGCTGCTGGCGTTCCGCAGCCCCGTCCCGGGCAGGCCGGGCCTCATGGTCTCGTTCGCGGACGCGACCAGCGGTGCCGCGACGTTCCGGTTCCGGTTCCTGCTGCTGCCCGACCCCGAGGACGACGTCGTCACGCTCGACTTCAACCGCGCGTACCTGCCACCGTTCGCGTTCGCCCCGAGCCACTCGTGCCCGCTGCCGCCGGAGGCGAACCACCTGCCGTTCGCCGTGACCGCCGGCGAGACCCTTCCCCTCGTCCGCTCGTGA
- a CDS encoding amino acid ABC transporter permease — translation MGYTWSWGVIGRNLDVFLQGLVYTLFYTVVTVALGMTIGTVLALGRISFRRWLRWPASVLLEVLRGIPLLVLLIWMFYAMPLLTGVAVSAPIACILALSLYGAAYYGEIVRGGILSIDSGQVDAGRSLGMTHGERMRRIVLPQAARRMVPPLMNQSIIMLKNTSLASVITVSELTYRAQALSSTTYRALEVYTTVALFYLAVVIPSSLAVKRLEVKSKSFGSAGRPKGTLSTRRAAAVLRRPSAARRGKQEPARGGKVGELV, via the coding sequence ATGGGCTACACGTGGAGCTGGGGCGTCATCGGCCGCAATCTGGACGTCTTCTTGCAGGGGCTTGTCTACACCCTCTTCTACACCGTCGTGACGGTCGCTCTCGGTATGACGATCGGCACCGTCCTCGCGCTCGGAAGGATTTCCTTCCGTCGGTGGCTTCGCTGGCCCGCGTCGGTGCTCCTGGAGGTTCTTCGAGGAATACCGTTGCTGGTGCTCCTGATCTGGATGTTCTATGCGATGCCGCTTCTCACCGGCGTTGCCGTGTCTGCGCCGATTGCCTGCATTCTCGCACTCAGCCTCTATGGTGCCGCGTACTATGGGGAGATTGTTCGCGGGGGCATTCTCTCTATCGACTCGGGCCAGGTCGACGCGGGCCGATCGCTCGGAATGACTCACGGTGAGCGGATGCGGAGGATCGTCCTCCCGCAAGCGGCACGGCGTATGGTTCCGCCTTTGATGAACCAGAGCATCATCATGCTGAAGAACACCTCTCTTGCGTCCGTCATCACGGTGTCCGAGCTCACGTATCGAGCCCAGGCGCTCAGTTCGACGACATATCGGGCGCTCGAGGTCTACACGACGGTGGCGCTCTTCTATCTGGCCGTCGTCATCCCGAGCTCGCTCGCGGTCAAGCGGCTCGAGGTCAAGAGCAAGTCTTTCGGTTCGGCCGGGAGGCCGAAAGGGACTCTGTCCACGCGCCGGGCCGCGGCCGTTCTTCGCCGGCCCTCGGCCGCTCGACGCGGAAAACAGGAACCGGCGCGAGGCGGAAAGGTGGGTGAGCTCGTATGA
- a CDS encoding ABC transporter substrate-binding protein: MIRPISRGAAALLTVAVLAGAAAGCAPTSADAGPVAPAASPAESQAVDVVDDQGRAVHLDAPAKRAVVVGSFNVDLALALGARDQIVGTDEQTIERLAASKLPESLSVGANGTELNAEAIVAKDADVVLIYRNHGWQELASTLEAFDIPVVVLSTWVFDQWDESIDLAAAVLGRPQEAAKVHAFSDDIAGLLERSPQDPGAQATLFYEDSAGKSTGSEGGKNFAIRAAGVRNLFADVAGNQIDVDPEAVIAGNPDVIAVETTNIYGGSSASEYAAKAGELTGRPGWSALGAITSGNTYLYNAWAFDLAGNQITPLFFAKWAYPELYQDVDPLDYVARWAHDYLGIEGFDPADGYVHRLS, encoded by the coding sequence ATGATTCGCCCCATCTCGCGCGGTGCCGCCGCGCTCCTGACCGTCGCAGTCCTCGCGGGCGCCGCCGCAGGCTGCGCCCCCACCTCCGCCGACGCCGGGCCGGTGGCCCCTGCCGCGTCCCCTGCCGAGTCCCAGGCGGTCGACGTCGTCGACGACCAGGGCCGCGCGGTGCACCTCGACGCGCCCGCCAAGCGCGCCGTCGTCGTCGGGAGCTTCAACGTCGACCTCGCGCTGGCGCTCGGCGCCCGCGACCAGATCGTCGGCACCGACGAGCAGACCATCGAACGCCTCGCCGCGTCGAAGCTGCCCGAGAGCCTCTCGGTCGGCGCCAACGGCACCGAGCTCAACGCCGAGGCCATCGTGGCGAAGGACGCCGACGTCGTCCTCATCTACCGCAACCATGGCTGGCAGGAGCTTGCGAGCACGCTTGAGGCGTTCGACATTCCTGTCGTCGTGCTGAGCACCTGGGTCTTCGACCAGTGGGACGAGTCCATCGACCTGGCCGCGGCCGTGCTCGGGCGGCCGCAGGAGGCCGCCAAGGTCCATGCGTTCTCCGACGACATCGCGGGGCTGCTCGAACGCAGTCCGCAGGATCCGGGCGCGCAGGCGACGTTGTTCTACGAGGACTCGGCCGGCAAGAGCACCGGGAGCGAGGGAGGCAAGAACTTCGCCATCCGGGCCGCCGGGGTGCGCAACCTGTTCGCCGACGTCGCGGGGAACCAGATCGACGTCGATCCCGAGGCGGTGATCGCCGGCAACCCGGACGTGATCGCCGTCGAGACGACGAACATCTACGGAGGGTCGAGCGCGTCGGAGTACGCGGCGAAGGCCGGCGAGCTGACGGGACGGCCCGGGTGGTCGGCGCTCGGCGCGATCACGAGCGGGAACACGTACCTGTACAACGCCTGGGCGTTCGACCTCGCCGGGAACCAGATCACTCCGCTCTTCTTCGCCAAGTGGGCCTACCCGGAGCTGTACCAGGACGTCGACCCGCTGGACTACGTCGCACGCTGGGCGCACGACTACCTCGGCATCGAGGGCTTCGACCCGGCGGACGGATACGTCCACCGGCTTTCCTGA
- a CDS encoding FecCD family ABC transporter permease: protein MASTLDRARPAYRPGTRPDDLAPDPAPDPASDPSVGPARDRAHGTSRRRVPAAVVLLIGVALTLVALAVSVSVGAAGVGPATMWRAVQAVALGHEPTGDLASAYAVLTGLRLPRAVLALTAGASLALAGVLMQALLHNPLVSPFTLGVSPAAAFGAAAAILVLGPSASGGVVALAAFSVALGVSGALLGVSAARGLGAATLLLLGIALTQLFEALTSALQFTADENTLQRIVRWTFGSVNEARWTDVGLVALVLAVAAPVALWFAVRLNAVAFAGDDAATSLGVHVPALRVGLITVSVLLAAVVVSTCGIIGFVGLVAPHIARLALGADHRVLIPASMIAGGLLLLVSDTIGRTIIAPAVVPVGIVVAVVGAPVFIQLVLRRRRAAA, encoded by the coding sequence ATGGCTTCCACCCTGGATCGCGCCCGGCCGGCGTACCGGCCCGGCACCCGCCCTGACGACCTCGCCCCCGACCCCGCCCCCGACCCCGCCTCCGACCCCTCCGTCGGTCCCGCCCGCGACCGGGCGCACGGGACGTCTCGCCGACGCGTGCCCGCCGCCGTCGTGCTCCTGATCGGCGTCGCGCTGACGCTTGTCGCGCTCGCCGTGTCGGTGAGCGTCGGCGCCGCCGGCGTGGGCCCGGCCACGATGTGGCGTGCGGTCCAGGCCGTGGCGCTCGGCCACGAGCCCACGGGCGACCTCGCGTCGGCCTACGCGGTGCTCACCGGGCTGCGCCTGCCGCGCGCCGTGCTCGCTCTCACGGCGGGCGCGTCGCTCGCGCTCGCCGGCGTGCTGATGCAGGCGCTTCTGCACAACCCGCTCGTCAGCCCGTTCACGCTCGGGGTCTCACCGGCCGCCGCCTTCGGAGCCGCTGCGGCGATCCTGGTCCTGGGCCCGTCGGCGTCGGGCGGCGTCGTCGCCCTCGCGGCGTTCTCGGTGGCCCTCGGCGTGTCCGGTGCCCTGCTGGGCGTCAGCGCGGCGCGCGGGCTCGGCGCGGCGACGCTCCTGCTGCTCGGGATCGCGCTGACCCAGCTGTTCGAGGCGCTGACCTCGGCGTTGCAGTTCACCGCGGACGAGAACACCCTCCAGCGGATCGTGCGGTGGACGTTCGGTTCGGTGAACGAGGCGCGGTGGACCGACGTCGGCCTGGTGGCCCTGGTGCTGGCCGTGGCCGCGCCCGTCGCGCTGTGGTTCGCGGTGCGGCTGAACGCCGTCGCCTTCGCGGGTGACGACGCCGCGACGAGCCTGGGCGTCCACGTCCCGGCGTTGCGGGTGGGGCTGATCACCGTGTCCGTGCTGCTCGCCGCCGTCGTGGTCTCCACCTGCGGGATCATCGGGTTCGTCGGGCTTGTCGCCCCGCACATCGCCCGCCTCGCGCTCGGCGCGGACCACCGCGTGCTCATCCCGGCGTCGATGATCGCGGGCGGGCTGCTGCTCCTGGTCTCCGACACCATCGGACGCACGATCATCGCGCCCGCGGTCGTGCCCGTCGGGATCGTCGTGGCGGTCGTCGGCGCGCCCGTGTTCATCCAGCTCGTTCTGCGGCGTCGGAGGGCAGCTGCATGA
- a CDS encoding electron transfer flavoprotein subunit beta/FixA family protein, whose protein sequence is MKIVVLVKEVPDTNGERTLSLETGLTERGAENVVDEIGERALEVALAYADAHEGTEVCVLMVGPPGATAAVRRCLAMGAAAATHVVDDGLVGADLGLTAEVLAAALGRIGFDLVICGNQSTDGMGGVLPAMLAEHLGVPNATNLSAVTIGEAEVSGTRTSDDATVQVSAPLPAVVSVTEALPDARFPNFKGIMAAKKKPLDVLSLADLGIDAEDLATSRAIMLAVEARPARAAGVTITDDGDAGVRLAAYLAENHLI, encoded by the coding sequence ATGAAGATCGTCGTGCTGGTCAAAGAGGTGCCCGACACCAACGGGGAACGCACGCTCAGCCTGGAGACGGGCCTGACGGAGCGTGGCGCCGAGAACGTCGTGGACGAGATCGGCGAGCGTGCGCTCGAGGTCGCGCTGGCCTACGCCGACGCGCACGAGGGCACCGAGGTGTGCGTGCTGATGGTCGGCCCCCCGGGGGCCACGGCGGCCGTGCGCCGCTGCCTCGCGATGGGTGCGGCCGCGGCGACCCATGTGGTCGACGACGGCCTGGTGGGCGCGGACCTCGGTCTCACGGCCGAGGTCCTCGCCGCCGCTCTCGGGCGGATCGGCTTCGACCTGGTGATCTGCGGCAACCAGTCCACGGACGGCATGGGCGGGGTGCTGCCCGCGATGCTCGCCGAGCACCTGGGGGTGCCGAACGCCACCAACCTGTCCGCGGTGACGATCGGTGAGGCCGAGGTCAGTGGGACGCGCACGTCGGACGACGCGACCGTGCAGGTCAGCGCCCCGCTCCCGGCCGTCGTCTCGGTGACCGAGGCCCTGCCGGACGCACGGTTCCCGAACTTCAAGGGCATCATGGCGGCCAAGAAGAAGCCGCTCGACGTGCTCTCTCTCGCGGATCTCGGCATCGACGCCGAGGACCTGGCCACGTCGCGCGCGATCATGCTCGCGGTCGAGGCCCGCCCGGCCCGCGCGGCAGGGGTCACGATCACCGACGACGGCGACGCCGGGGTCCGGCTGGCCGCGTACCTGGCCGAGAACCACCTGATCTGA